AGCAGCAAATCTATGTCTGCTGCAGTGGAAGCTAACATCTACTTTTTCCCAGCACACACGAGATAGGCCTGTCAATAGTTCCACTGCACAAAGAGTCCAATTATTATGTTGTAAAGTTGAGAAATCACTGAACTCCGGAGAAAACAATGGTGTTCAGGCAGAAATAGTTTAGGGAGAAACAATAATATGCAAGTAACACActacaacaatacaacaatacTCAAGTAAATGGTAACACGCAGATGCAAACGGATCCAAGAGCAATGAAATGTAAACATAAGATGTAAGCAAAATTAGCAAAAGTATAACCAACCAGAATAGCTACAAGCATAGGCAACAAGTTCTATTTACATTGAATTCAAATGTCAAAAAATCACTACcaaaagttgaaaacaaatagaaaatgaaGTTGCAAACCTTCAAGCTTGTCAGAGCCATCATTTTCCACTGAAGTAGGCTCGCACTGCTCAGCATCATAGGCCTTACAATGTTCTTCATAAACAATATGTGGATATTTTTCATCAACAGTATCCTCCCACTGATAAAGGAGAAAACTCATTACATTAAATGGCAACCAGAAGATTCCAAACTCAACCTACCATTACAAAACTATGCATATGGCAATAATACCTTTGGCAGTTCACTGTTACGTCTAATAGATGATGTTCTCCAGCCAACAATATCTTTGTAGTATTTGttattgaaaacaaaaggtaAATAAAGACTTCAAATTGGAAAATGTACAACAATAAGATCCATATTGATAACGGAAAATAGGATACGGTCATAGCCCACATTTGAATACACCACCCTACGTCTAAAACTACGCAACGCAGACCTGTCAAAGAAAAGACGCATGTCATTCTATAATTACATATTCGGATTAACTCAGAGAGGAAAGCTCATGAAACTTAGAATCTCAAAGTTAAAATTGGAATTTTTATAACCTACATGAAGTAACATTCATCATAATCCTCTATCATGCGTTTAAGCAGCGGAGGCTTTCCATCGTCGTCGTCATTAAGAAAAAGATGCCTACCCGTTCTCCTAAATATCAAATGAATGACCGCACTAGCAACCTTTTCAAAGGCAGGCACACCAAAAAGAAATGGTACCTACAAAAGGTGAACAAATGCATAAGTACAATACCAAATGCATATAACAACTAACCACTGAACAACGTAACATAAGATCAGCCTAACATTTTTTTCACTCCTGCCTTAACAAAGTTTTCCACCACATAAGCAACAGAATCAGACATTTAGAAAGGCTTATCCCATGACCCTTATACAGTACACCAAAAGTcataaaacaaatgaaagCCAAGAACTTGCTCAAGCTTGAGATGTTAAGAACTTCTAGGAAGTCAAGTACATTCTGAATAAAAAAGTGGAAAGGCAATTGTGTTACCTGCTTGTTACCTCTTGAGCCAAGATGAGGTGTAGCAACAGTAATAAAGTTCATAGGCTCCAAGCCACATAGCGTACTCCTTGGATCCTCTTCACTCCCATTAGGAGATGAATGTTccgaattttcatttt
Above is a window of Prunus persica cultivar Lovell chromosome G2, Prunus_persica_NCBIv2, whole genome shotgun sequence DNA encoding:
- the LOC18786093 gene encoding putative lipase ROG1, which codes for MPIAGKKIAATMQNGVVENGVCSSASVNGSHDVWSSNESDSSSADHLVVMVHGIMGSAADWKFGAEQFVKMLPDKVFVHCSERNGSRLTLDGVDVMGERLTEEVVELTQRKPNLRKISFIGHSVGGLVARYAIGRLYRPPKNENSEHSSPNGSEEDPRSTLCGLEPMNFITVATPHLGSRGNKQVPFLFGVPAFEKVASAVIHLIFRRTGRHLFLNDDDDGKPPLLKRMIEDYDECYFMSALRSFRRRVVYSNVGYDHIVGWRTSSIRRNSELPKWEDTVDEKYPHIVYEEHCKAYDAEQCEPTSVENDGSDKLEVELLTGLSRVCWEKVDVSFHCSRHRFAAHSVIQVKDQSVHIEGEDVIRHMIDRFLK